One region of Camelina sativa cultivar DH55 chromosome 6, Cs, whole genome shotgun sequence genomic DNA includes:
- the LOC109133256 gene encoding uncharacterized protein LOC109133256, whose product MATDSPNQQAASAALTEHFDSLEGQVSTRLEEVTTSVADLSASHRAYADRVDLLSSDQNPRRRALDFSGVTPPSTSQVAAANVTPRDSFPPQINKQTAPPLVGDGHTPVHPGSARSSECNTSAPDIFRVIEESRRTPFSDQIARVRIKDTGKIKFSSYEGKGDPTNHLKTFLLTDSRVDLEPHEADAGYCKLFAETFCGPVLLWFASLAAGSITNFXAAGSITNFTELSTSFVKQYSSLIKTAVTDAQLWNLSQKAGESLRSYITKFKEIQVKIPGLSDSTALAALKNGLWHESRFREELSVNRFPTIQDALHRASNWIVAKEDKIAAAQKQNAPPIGKPRFEAPAKKTPPTTPKSGPSTFAVTQSPKKNSPKNSPSKPPFSPRSKSGVLPSNKWVRDEDTYCELHKTNSHSTRDCKKLMHLLAEKYVAGEMPNVTIEELEQKATPEVDEDAPPLKKPKQSDGNETPKKRIDVIMGGSRLFRNSITTIKDHQRKLTSPQPKRAKVAASDLPKVSFSEKETEELDTPHDDALIISLDVVNHEVCRILIDTGSSLDLIFLETLSRMGIGKEHIVGPPSPLVSFTSETSMSLGTITLPVSTQEVVKMVEFTVFDRPAAYNVILGTLWLYQLKAVASTYHQCVKFPTPQGVREILGSQRTTTSCYLASHKLLVQ is encoded by the exons ATGGCAACCGACTCTCCCAATCAG CAAGCCGCCTCCGCCGCTCTTACCGAACATTTTGACAGCTTGGAGGGTCAGGTCTCCACCCGTTTGGAGGAAGTCACGACGTCAGTAGCTGACCTCTCAGCCTCCCACCGCGCGTACGCCGATCGGGTTGATCTCCTGTCCTCCGACCAAAACCCACGTCGACGTGCTTTGGATTTTTCCGGTGTTACTCCACCTTCCACCTCGCAGGTGGCAGCAGCAAATGTCACTCCGCGAGATTCTTTCCCACCTCAAATCAATAAGCAAACCGCGCCACCGCTGGTTGGCGATGGCCACACTCCGGTTCATCCTGGTTCCGCCAGATCTTCCGAG TGCAACACTTCAGCTCCGGATATCTTTCGAGTGATCGAGGAGTCGAGACGAACTCCTTTTTCCGATCAAATAGCCCGAGTCCGCATCAAAGATActggcaaaattaagttctcgagCTACGAAGGAAAAGGGGATCCGACCAATCATCTTAAGACCTTCTTGTTGACAGATAGCCGGGTGGACCTCGAGCCTCACGAAGCAGACGCTGGGTACTGCAAGCTGTTCGCAGAAACATTTTGTGGACCGGTACTACTTTGGTTCGCGTCTTTAGCAGCCGGCTCAATAACAAATTTCATNGCAGCCGGCTCCATAACAAATTTCACCGAGCTGTCAACCTCGTTCGTCAAGCAGTATTCAAGCCTAATCAAAACCGCGGTGACAGATGCTCAGCTTTGGAACTTAAGCCAAAAGGCTGGGGAGTCTCTCCggtcttacataacaaagttcaaggagatCCAGGTCAAGATTCCAGGACTCTCGGACTCCACAGCCCTGGCCGCGCTTAAGAACGGCCTCTGGCACGAATCTCGCTTCCGCGAAGAGTTGTCCGTGAATCGGTTCCCAACCATTCAGGACGCGTTACACCGAGCATCGAACTGGATAGTCGCAAAGGAAGACAAAATCGCCGCTGCGCAGAAACAAAACGCTCCGCCTATAGGAAAACCACGGTTCGAAGCGCCCGCCAAAAAGACTCCGCCTACGACTCCGAAGTCCGGGCCAAGCACGTTCGCAGTCACTCAATCTCCTAAAAAGAATTCTCCAAAGAATTCACCGTCTAAACCTCCATTCTCACCGCGCTCCAAGAGTGGTGTACTCCCGAGTAACAAGTGGGTCCGAGATGAGGACACGTACTGCGAGCTCCACAAAACCAACAGTCATTCCACTCGTGACTGCAAGAAGCTGATGCACCTCCTCGCAGAAAAGTATGTGGCGGGAGAAATGCCAAATGTAACAATCGAGGAGTTGGAGCAGAAAGCGACTCCCGAGGTGGACGAAGATGCTCCACCTTTAAAGAAACCGAAGCAGTCCGATGGCAATGAAACCCCCAAGAAAAGAATCGACGTGATAATGGGGGGATCGCGCCTCTTTCGGAACTCCATCACTACGATCAAAGACCATCAGCGGAAGCTTACCAGCCCCCAGCCGAAGCGAGCTAAGGTCGCAGCAAGCGATCTACCTAAAGTTTCTTTCTCCGAGAAGGAAACTGAGGAGCTGGACACTCCGCACGATGATGCACTCATCATTTCACTTGACGTGGTGAACCACGAAGTCTGCCGAATCCTAATTGACACTGGGAGTTCGTTAGACTTGATTTTCCTCGAGACGCTCTCTAGAATGGGTATTGGGAAAGAACACATCGTAGGACCGCCCTCACCTTTGGTCTCGTTCACTAGCGAGACGTCAATGTCCTTGGGCACGATCACACTACCGGTGTCCACTCAAGAAGTggttaaaatggtggagttcacAGTTTTCGACCGACCTGCGGCCTATAACGTTATTTTGGGAACTCTCTGGCTCTACCAGTTGAAGGCAGTGGcctcgacgtaccatcagtgcgtcaaatttccGACCCCGCAAGGAGTCCGGGAGATTCTAGGAAGCCAAAGGACGACAACGAGCTGCTATCTCGCAAGTCACAAGCTCCTGGTTCAATAG
- the LOC104789970 gene encoding glutamate decarboxylase 4-like: protein MVLSKTASESDVSIHSTFASRYVRNSLPRFEMPENSIPKEAAYQIINDELMLDGNPRLNLASFVTTWMEPECDKLMMESINKNYVDMDEYPVTTELQNRCVNMIARLFNAPLGDGEAAVGVGTVGSSEAIMLAGLAFKRQWQNKRKAQGLPYDKPNIVTGANVQVCWEKFARYFEVELKEVHLREDYYVMDPEKAVEMVDENTICVAAILGSTLTGEFEDVKLLNDLLVEKNKQTGWDTPIHVDAASGGFIAPFLYPELEWDFRLPLVKSINVSGHKYGLVYAGIGWVVWRTKTDLPDELIFHINYLGADQPTFTLNFSKGSSQVIAQYYQLIRLGFEGYRNVMDNCRENMMVLRQGLEKTGRFKIVSKDNGVPLVAFSLKDSSRHNEFEVAETLRRFGWIVPAYTMPADAQHVTVLRVVIREDFSRTLAERLVADFEKVLHELDTLPARVHAKMANGNGKKTPEEMQREVTSYWKKLLETKKTSKNTIC from the exons ATGGTTTTGTCTAAGACAGCTTCGGAATCGGATGTCTCAATCCACTCAACTTTTGCTTCTCGTTACGTCCGCAACTCTCTTCCACG ATTTGAGATGCCTGAGAACTCAATCCCAAAGGAAGCAGCGTACCAAATCATTAACGACGAGCTAATGCTCGACGGTAACCCGAGGCTGAACCTAGCTTCCTTTGTGACCACATGGATGGAGCCAGAGTGTGACAAGCTCATGATGGAGTCCATCAACAAGAACTACGTCGACATGGACGAGTACCCTGTCACCACTGAGCTTCAGAACCGATGTGTCAACATGATCGCGCGTCTCTTCAACGCGCCGCTCGGTGACGGTGAAGCAGCCGTTGGTGTCGGAACCGTGGGATCGTCCGAGGCGATTATGTTGGCCGGTTTGGCTTTTAAGAGACAGTGGCAGAATAAGCGTAAGGCCCAAGGGCTTCCTTATGATAAGCCCAATATTGTCACCGGAGCCAATGTCCAg GTTTGCTGGGAGAAATTCGCAAGGTATTTCGAAGTGGAGCTTAAGGAAGTGCATCTGAGAGAGGACTATTACGTGATGGACCCTGAAAAGGCGGTCGAAATGGTAGACGAAAACACAATCTGTGTTGCAGCCATCCTCGGTTCGACCCTAACCGGTGAATTCGAAGACGTAAAGCTCCTCAACGACCTCCTTGTTGAGAAAAACAAGCAAACCGG ATGGGACACGCCAATCCACGTGGACGCAGCAAGTGGTGGGTTTATTGCACCGTTCTTGTACCCGGAGCTGGAGTGGGATTTCCGGCTACCGTTGGTTAAAAGCATTAATGTGAGTGGTCACAAATATGGTTTGGTTTACGCCGGTATCGGTTGGGTTGTATGGAGAACCAAAACCGATTTGCCTGATGAACTTATCTTCCATATCAATTATCTTGGCGCTGATCAACCCACCTTCACACTCAACTTCTCCAAAG GTTCAAGTCAAGTGATTGCTCAGTACTACCAGCTCATTCGTCTTGGATTCGAG GGATATCGCAATGTGATGGATAATTGTCGGGAAAACATGATGGTGCTAAGACAAGGATTGGAGAAAACGGGACGTTTCAAAATCGTATCCAAAGATAACGGTGTTCCGTTAGTGGCGTTTTCTCTCAAAGACAGTAGCCGCCACAATGAGTTCGAGGTGGCCGAAACGCTCCGCCGCTTCGGCTGGATCGTTCCGGCATACACGATGCCCGCGGACGCGCAGCATGTCACCGTGCTCCGAGTTGTGATCCGAGAAGATTTCTCTCGAACCTTAGCCGAGAGACTCGTCGCCGATTTCGAGAAGGTTCTCCACGAGCTAGATACGCTTCCGGCCAGAGTTCACGCGAAAATGGCTAACGGAAATGGTAAGAAGACGCCAGAGGAGATGCAGAGAGAAGTCACGTCCTATTGGAAAAAGCTGTtggagacgaagaagacaaGCAAGAACACCATTTGCTGA
- the LOC104793829 gene encoding uncharacterized protein LOC104793829, with the protein MIITGNWVIIDSFSLTKSVGKFRVTNHVYRMTLINTTSIVPCPSLTNDMFLKLVNFGDVIDEAGLNENILVDIVGQVVNVGELKVYQVDNKDKQKVDLELRDISDARLSCTLWGVLADRILAACANNRPNMEINSALPEIVEFRENLPEDGLALTIKQAVPKEVQAVQRKTDFSRQFEKNTFAEIIEYNEEGKFRIFCSIYAIDTEFAWYYFVCLKCNTTVYKVSKVENEVVKKDRKTLFRCSTCNENITKVEPRFRLIVCVMDSTAQIKCVLFEKEAKMLIHKSSLQLLEGHLDEIQDPTNIPQGLKGLVGKSYQFVVTIAKNNIREESDVYKVAHAYVGLGPEEADSIEPSQGADDLSTIVSLDQETLMLTNSAEQIDALSTPTTTPSSKRKDDVSGDNSDHSSSTKKRCIGSIKGALEDADIACG; encoded by the exons ATGATCATCACTGGAAACTGGGTAATCATTGATTCTTTTTCACTGACTAAATCAGTGGGAAAATTCAGAGTTACGAACCATGTTTATCGTATGACTCTCATCAACACCACCTCCATCGTGCCATGCCCGTCGTTGACTAATGACATGTTCCTGAAACTGGTCAATTTTGGAGACGTTATTGACGAAGCTGGATTGAATGAGAACATTTTAGTTG ACATAGTTGGTCAAGTTGTCAATGTTGGCGAACTGAAGGTCTACCAAGTCGACAACAAGGATAAACAGAAAGTTGACCTTGAACTCAGGGACATAAG TGATGCGCGTCTATCATGTACACTTTGGGGAGTTCTTGCTGACAGAATCCTAGCAGCTTGCGCAAATAATAGACCGAATATG GAAATTAATTCAGCCTTGCCTGAAATTGTCGAGTTTCGTGAAAA TCTTCCGGAAGATGGCCTTGCCTTGACTATCAAACAAGCTGTTCCTAAGGAGGTACAAGCTGTTCAGCGGAAGACTGACTTCTCTAGACAGTTCGAGAAAAATACATTCGCCGAAATCATTGAGTACAATGAG GAAGGAAAATTCAGAATTTTCTGCTCAATCTATGCGATCGATACAGAGTTTGCTTGGTATTATTTTGTCTGTCTTAAGTGTAATACAACAGTGTACAAGGTATCTAAAGTTGAGAATGAGGTTGttaaaaaagacagaaaaacaTTGTTTCGGTGCTCTACCTGTAATGAAAATATTACTAAAGTTGAACCAAG GTTTAGGTTGATTGTTTGTGTAATGGATTCAACTGCTCAGATCAAGTGTGTGCTGTTTGAGAAAGAAGCTAAAATGCTAATCCATAAATCTTCTCTTCAGTTACTAGAGGGTCATTTGGATGAG ATACAAGATCCAACAAACATCCCTCAAGGATTGAAGGGTTTGGTAGGCAAGAGTTACCAATTTGTAGTGACTATTGCGAAAAATAACATCAGAGAAGAAAGTGATGTTTACAAGGTTGCTCATGCATATGTTGGTCTGGGACCCGAGGAAGCTGACTCCATCGAGCCATCTCAAGGTGCCGATGATTTATCAACCATTGTGAGTTTGGATCAG GAAACGCTAATGCTAACCAACAGTGCTGAACAAATTGATGCATTATCAACACCTACCACTACTCCATCTTCCAAAAGGAAAGATGATGTCTCTGGTGATAATTCTGATCATTCCTCTTCTACGAAGAAGAGGTGTATTGGGTCTATCAAAGGTGCTCTTG